The proteins below come from a single candidate division WOR-3 bacterium genomic window:
- a CDS encoding GxxExxY protein, which produces MELLDKVIDSAQEVLKIIGPGYGESVYEEALAHELRIRGIAYERQRNFDVLYKGYAVGSARADLIVNPVWAGAGGEELVLELKTTKNIQDAHKKQAQVYMASLNIPNGAVLSFSKEVLVETVSKPERKFETRPIAPKKCKGGEITVILRDAANEVYQYLGTEILYYGSQNEGKKIYTNAIGVELRLNGIEFVEGTYNILYKNQVVDKYTFDFVFSDRIAANIFVPKKDVSLEEEIDELSLYKKLFNFKKCYLVSFPNKENGQVTVAEV; this is translated from the coding sequence ATGGAGCTTTTAGATAAAGTAATTGATAGTGCTCAAGAAGTATTAAAAATTATCGGTCCGGGATACGGTGAGTCAGTTTACGAAGAAGCCCTAGCACATGAACTGCGGATCCGAGGTATTGCTTATGAACGCCAGCGCAATTTTGATGTGTTATATAAAGGCTATGCAGTAGGAAGCGCCCGAGCCGATTTAATTGTTAATCCCGTATGGGCTGGTGCCGGTGGTGAGGAGTTGGTATTGGAGTTAAAGACTACGAAAAACATCCAGGATGCCCATAAAAAACAAGCGCAGGTCTATATGGCATCTTTAAATATCCCTAATGGCGCAGTATTAAGTTTTAGCAAAGAAGTTCTTGTAGAAACTGTTAGTAAGCCAGAACGAAAATTTGAAACCAGACCAATTGCTCCAAAAAAATGTAAGGGCGGTGAAATTACTGTAATCCTTAGAGATGCCGCTAATGAGGTCTATCAGTATCTAGGAACAGAAATTCTTTATTACGGATCACAAAATGAAGGCAAAAAAATTTATACCAATGCTATTGGCGTAGAATTACGACTCAACGGGATTGAGTTTGTCGAAGGGACATATAATATTTTATATAAAAACCAAGTGGTCGATAAATATACCTTTGATTTTGTATTCAGCGACCGTATAGCAGCTAATATATTTGTACCAAAGAAAGATGTCAGTTTAGAAGAGGAGATTGATGAACTGAGTTTATATAAGAAACTATTTAATTTTAAGAAATGTTATCTGGTATCGTTTCCGAACAAAGAAAACGGCCAAGTAACAGTTGCGGAAGTTTAG
- the rlmN gene encoding 23S rRNA (adenine(2503)-C(2))-methyltransferase RlmN, with product MKNLKAYTLEELITEINKLGWEKYRADQIFSWIWQKGVTDINAMTNLSKERRQLLASKYYISSLTLLEHKEASDGAIKFLFELEDKNCIESVFIPDGPRKTVCVSSQIGCALKCKICYTGKISFIRNLKFYEIADQVLQIQKILAARITNVVFMGMGEPFLNYSEVLKAIEILNSDYGLNIGARKITVSTAGIVPRIYDFTHVPLQVKLAISLNATTDKLRDILMPINKRYPLKELLSAVKYFTEHKQKRITFEYVLIKGLNDTDADVIRLTKLLKNIPCKINIIPFNPFPDCSFEAPTLKETLSFVNKLYPQLSCVTVRKSKGSEILAACGQLAGRATN from the coding sequence ATGAAAAATCTCAAAGCCTATACCTTAGAAGAATTAATTACCGAAATTAATAAATTGGGCTGGGAGAAATATCGCGCTGATCAGATCTTCTCGTGGATTTGGCAAAAGGGTGTTACGGATATCAATGCCATGACAAATCTTTCCAAAGAACGACGCCAACTACTAGCCAGTAAATATTATATCAGTAGCCTAACCCTTCTTGAACATAAAGAAGCCTCCGATGGGGCGATAAAGTTTTTATTTGAGTTAGAAGATAAAAATTGTATCGAATCGGTGTTTATTCCTGACGGTCCACGAAAAACCGTTTGCGTCTCTAGTCAGATTGGCTGTGCTTTAAAATGTAAAATCTGCTATACTGGCAAAATAAGCTTCATAAGAAATCTTAAGTTTTATGAGATCGCTGACCAGGTGCTACAAATCCAAAAGATATTAGCTGCGAGAATTACTAATGTGGTTTTTATGGGTATGGGTGAACCATTCCTAAACTATTCTGAAGTCTTAAAGGCAATCGAAATTTTGAATTCAGATTATGGCTTAAATATTGGGGCCCGAAAAATTACTGTATCGACTGCCGGCATTGTACCCCGCATTTATGACTTTACTCACGTTCCGCTCCAGGTTAAGCTAGCCATCTCGTTAAATGCCACAACTGATAAACTGCGGGACATTCTAATGCCAATTAATAAGCGTTATCCCCTTAAAGAACTATTATCAGCAGTTAAATATTTTACCGAGCACAAACAAAAACGAATCACTTTTGAATATGTGTTAATTAAAGGCCTAAATGATACCGACGCTGATGTCATAAGACTTACTAAGCTACTAAAAAATATCCCCTGTAAAATCAATATTATTCCGTTTAACCCCTTCCCTGATTGTAGCTTTGAGGCCCCAACCCTTAAAGAAACCTTGAGTTTTGTTAATAAACTTTACCCTCAACTATCCTGCGTCACTGTCCGAAAAAGCAAGGGTTCGGAAATTTTAGCCGCCTGTGGCCAATTAGCCGGCCGAGCTACTAATTAG
- a CDS encoding FtsW/RodA/SpoVE family cell cycle protein: MNKLSIPSVIILAIILNIVGLVTIYSAGGNVYFLRELLWTTIGIGLLFIVIKIPIRFWENFSSHIFFITLLLLILVLFLGKGSARRWFDLSIFNFQPSELAKLAIILYIAQRWAYKKVEFLPKDLLLPLLAILAYSALVFLEPDLGSGLIFLPILAGMMVWQGFSIFQVFLLFSPLFSFVFGFSTYLWILYFVAFAVISYRRITIVSWIVVLMINILAGLSSPIIWSNLKDYQKARIIGFLSPWLDPKGMSWNLIQSQIAIGSGRIFGKGFLSGTQKKLAFLPNRQTDFIFSTLSEEFGFIGAIITLGLYFALLYNIFRIAQKAQNEFARLVAIGIFMVLSYQVVVNIGMVLGLLPITGIALPFLSYGGSSLIISYLMIGLVVRIHKESQV; the protein is encoded by the coding sequence ATGAATAAATTATCAATACCCTCAGTTATTATATTAGCTATAATCTTAAATATCGTGGGATTAGTAACGATTTATAGTGCTGGAGGAAATGTTTATTTTCTACGAGAATTGCTTTGGACTACAATTGGAATTGGACTTTTATTTATAGTAATCAAAATTCCGATTAGGTTTTGGGAGAATTTTAGCAGTCATATTTTTTTTATAACACTTCTTCTATTGATCTTAGTATTGTTTTTGGGAAAAGGCTCAGCCCGTCGGTGGTTTGATTTGAGTATATTCAATTTTCAACCAAGTGAATTGGCCAAGTTGGCGATCATCTTATATATTGCTCAACGCTGGGCTTATAAAAAAGTTGAGTTTCTACCTAAGGATTTATTGCTTCCTCTTTTGGCTATCCTAGCTTATTCAGCCTTAGTTTTTCTAGAACCAGATCTGGGTAGTGGTCTGATATTTTTACCAATTTTAGCTGGTATGATGGTTTGGCAGGGATTCTCAATTTTTCAAGTTTTTTTACTCTTTTCACCACTATTTAGTTTTGTATTTGGTTTTTCCACTTATCTATGGATATTATACTTTGTTGCCTTCGCCGTTATAAGTTATCGACGAATTACAATTGTGAGTTGGATTGTAGTATTGATGATTAATATTTTGGCTGGACTCTCCTCACCGATTATTTGGTCCAATCTTAAAGATTATCAAAAAGCCCGTATTATCGGTTTTCTCTCGCCCTGGCTTGATCCCAAAGGTATGAGTTGGAATCTGATTCAATCTCAAATCGCAATCGGTTCTGGTCGGATCTTTGGTAAGGGTTTTCTTTCTGGCACTCAGAAAAAATTAGCATTTCTACCGAACCGGCAGACTGACTTTATCTTTTCCACCCTATCTGAAGAATTTGGTTTTATCGGTGCAATAATTACCTTAGGATTGTACTTCGCGCTTTTATATAATATCTTTAGAATTGCCCAAAAAGCCCAAAATGAATTTGCCCGACTTGTAGCTATCGGCATCTTTATGGTATTGAGTTATCAAGTAGTCGTTAATATTGGTATGGTTTTAGGACTACTACCGATTACCGGCATTGCGTTGCCGTTTTTAAGTTATGGGGGGTCCTCGCTAATTATTTCATATCTAATGATTGGGCTGGTGGTACGAATCCATAAAGAAAGTCAAGTATGA
- the mrdA gene encoding penicillin-binding protein 2 has translation MAECTQRKSLLIFLGICFIAIIVKLVSLQIFQGQRYFRLSEANHIRKVYTPGARGKILDRNNNPLADTRPSFALSIIPCEIDLRTITKLNKIVELDSNKINTLIHDQTYLRTPIKVKRDIDIQIASQIEELLSELPGVTIEIEPVRIYPCSETSAHIIGYLGEITSEELKSDSFYKPWHYVGRHGLEAIYEKYLRGQDGIRYTEIDALGRELGPIPEKREILPEPGCDIVLTIDIELQKLAYTLLSQYQRGAVVGLDLKDGGVLCLVSYPSFNPELLTKGIPYKEWVRLTSDKSAPLINRAISAVYSPGSTIKPAISLLALEKNIISENTRFNPCYGEFHFGNRIFRCLGKHGSLILHDAIVYSCNVYFYQLALKLGLDKYSEFLSFWEIDRKTGIDLPGEKRGNIPNRSYLDTKYGKNRWTSGLLVNYGVGQGEILVTPLRLALIYSALAQEGEYYQPHLLKEIRKSDSVIYRYQPQKKLLPVSKYSCEIIKNALCDVVSYGTGWGASIPDISVAGKTGTAENPPRRDHAWFVGYAPANNPEVLFCAIVENVGKGGAYAAPIVRELIKKYFQQRDSVAHE, from the coding sequence ATGGCCGAGTGTACCCAAAGAAAGTCTCTATTAATTTTCTTGGGAATTTGTTTTATTGCTATTATAGTAAAACTGGTCTCTCTACAGATCTTTCAAGGTCAAAGATATTTTCGATTATCAGAAGCCAATCACATTCGAAAAGTCTACACCCCTGGAGCTCGAGGGAAAATTTTAGACCGCAATAATAACCCCCTAGCTGATACGCGCCCATCATTTGCTCTTTCAATAATACCTTGTGAAATCGATTTGAGAACTATTACGAAATTGAATAAAATTGTGGAGCTGGATTCTAATAAAATAAACACTCTAATCCATGACCAAACCTATCTTAGGACTCCCATAAAGGTTAAACGCGATATTGATATTCAAATTGCCTCCCAAATTGAGGAACTTTTATCAGAACTCCCAGGCGTCACAATTGAAATTGAACCGGTGCGAATCTATCCTTGTAGCGAAACATCGGCTCATATTATTGGTTATCTGGGTGAAATTACGAGCGAGGAGTTGAAATCTGACAGTTTTTATAAACCTTGGCATTATGTGGGTCGGCATGGTCTTGAGGCAATTTATGAAAAATATTTGCGGGGTCAGGATGGTATTCGCTATACCGAAATTGATGCGTTAGGTCGAGAACTTGGTCCTATACCCGAAAAACGTGAAATATTACCGGAACCGGGTTGTGATATTGTTTTAACAATTGATATCGAACTTCAAAAACTCGCCTACACATTATTAAGTCAATACCAACGAGGTGCTGTAGTTGGATTAGACCTAAAAGACGGCGGGGTTCTTTGTCTTGTTTCTTATCCCAGTTTTAATCCAGAATTATTAACCAAAGGAATTCCTTATAAAGAGTGGGTAAGATTAACCAGCGATAAATCAGCACCGCTTATTAACCGCGCAATTTCAGCAGTCTATTCACCAGGTTCCACTATAAAACCGGCAATTTCTTTACTGGCCTTAGAAAAAAATATCATCAGTGAAAACACCCGATTTAATCCTTGTTATGGTGAATTTCACTTTGGCAACCGAATATTTCGGTGCTTAGGAAAACATGGTTCTTTAATATTACATGATGCTATTGTTTATTCCTGTAATGTCTATTTTTATCAATTAGCCTTAAAATTAGGACTTGATAAATACTCCGAATTTCTTTCCTTTTGGGAAATTGACCGAAAAACAGGCATTGATTTACCTGGAGAAAAACGTGGTAATATTCCGAACCGGAGTTATCTCGACACCAAATATGGCAAAAATCGCTGGACATCCGGGCTACTGGTTAATTACGGTGTAGGACAGGGAGAAATTTTAGTCACACCGCTACGATTAGCATTAATCTACAGTGCGCTAGCTCAAGAAGGTGAATACTACCAGCCGCATCTTCTTAAAGAAATTCGAAAATCGGATTCGGTTATCTATCGCTACCAGCCACAAAAAAAACTATTACCAGTTTCGAAGTATTCTTGTGAAATCATAAAAAATGCCTTATGTGATGTTGTATCATATGGCACCGGTTGGGGGGCATCTATTCCTGACATAAGTGTTGCGGGCAAAACTGGGACAGCCGAAAATCCGCCCCGACGCGATCATGCCTGGTTTGTTGGTTATGCCCCAGCTAATAATCCTGAAGTCCTGTTTTGCGCAATTGTCGAGAATGTCGGCAAGGGTGGAGCCTATGCAGCCCCAATTGTGCGGGAACTTATAAAAAAATATTTCCAACAACGCGACTCCGTAGCTCATGAATAA
- the mreC gene encoding rod shape-determining protein MreC, whose amino-acid sequence MGKKLFVAFLIIGLIMFFMPQRIKLIIGRYPGFILMWPIHYLNNIIGKIKVKNQELEKLNLLVSELTLENARLREELSALKQESITNLSKNLVVAQVIGRDQETMVRYLVINKGSTHRIKKDLPVITPLGIVGKVLDCNPFNAIVETALSPQLKISAINLRSKVVGVIEYDHRHLLRFKYAFAESDIVVGDTIVTSGLGGTFPRGLKIGVVRNIKPDPTKFFQYVEVTPTNNFTTLDNVLVLLEEFPTEKINLPRAKASKIQEVQIEIPATPRIR is encoded by the coding sequence ATGGGTAAAAAATTATTTGTGGCTTTTTTAATCATTGGATTAATAATGTTTTTCATGCCTCAAAGAATTAAATTAATAATTGGCCGTTACCCTGGGTTCATATTAATGTGGCCGATTCACTATCTTAATAACATTATTGGCAAAATAAAAGTGAAAAACCAGGAGTTAGAAAAACTAAACTTGCTGGTTAGCGAACTTACGCTGGAAAATGCACGACTGCGAGAAGAATTATCGGCTCTAAAGCAAGAAAGTATCACTAACTTATCAAAAAATTTAGTTGTGGCTCAAGTAATCGGTCGTGATCAAGAAACCATGGTAAGATATCTGGTTATTAACAAGGGCAGTACCCATCGAATAAAGAAAGACTTACCGGTTATTACACCGCTCGGCATAGTTGGCAAGGTGCTTGATTGTAATCCCTTTAATGCAATAGTTGAAACTGCACTTAGCCCACAATTAAAAATTAGTGCGATAAACTTAAGAAGTAAAGTTGTCGGAGTTATTGAATATGACCATCGTCACTTGTTGCGATTTAAATACGCATTTGCCGAAAGCGACATTGTAGTTGGCGATACAATTGTAACCTCAGGACTTGGAGGAACTTTTCCTCGGGGATTAAAAATCGGTGTTGTTCGTAATATTAAACCGGATCCCACTAAATTTTTTCAATACGTAGAGGTAACACCGACAAATAATTTTACCACCCTAGATAATGTCTTAGTCCTGCTTGAAGAATTCCCTACTGAGAAAATTAATCTCCCTCGCGCAAAAGCTAGTAAAATTCAGGAAGTCCAAATTGAAATTCCAGCTACACCACGAATCAGATGA
- a CDS encoding rod shape-determining protein — translation MFIDGFFRGIKERFSNDIAIDLGTYSTLIYVKGKGVQLREPSIVAVDEVNHKVVAVGNEAKRMLGRTPEGIRAVRPMKDGVIADFGIVKLMLKNYIEMVQKKKPFVRPRVIVCVPSGTTEVEKRAVRDSVEATGAREVYLVSEPIAAAMGAGLPVEAPIGNMIIDIGGGTTEIAVVALSGVVNSCSIRVAGDEMDEAIINYVKKNYNLIIGEQTAENIKITIGSAYATGKEETMEVKGRDVITGIPKTIKVTSSKIREALEEPVSAIISAIHSALEKTPPELASDIVDRGIYMAGGGSLLKGLDILIHEETNLPVYVAENAIDCVVLGAGKILEDIPRYQKLLLPTQ, via the coding sequence ATGTTTATCGATGGTTTTTTCCGGGGAATAAAAGAACGCTTCAGCAACGATATTGCCATTGACCTAGGTACTTATTCGACATTAATTTATGTAAAAGGCAAGGGAGTCCAGTTACGAGAGCCGTCAATCGTGGCTGTCGATGAAGTCAATCATAAAGTAGTTGCTGTAGGTAATGAAGCCAAACGCATGTTGGGCAGAACCCCTGAAGGCATTCGAGCAGTTCGGCCAATGAAAGACGGCGTAATTGCCGATTTCGGTATTGTTAAACTCATGCTAAAAAACTACATCGAAATGGTCCAGAAAAAGAAACCATTTGTACGTCCCAGAGTTATTGTCTGTGTACCATCAGGCACAACTGAAGTGGAAAAAAGAGCCGTGCGCGATTCTGTAGAGGCCACTGGAGCTCGAGAAGTTTATCTGGTATCCGAACCAATTGCGGCGGCTATGGGGGCTGGCTTGCCGGTAGAAGCACCGATCGGAAATATGATTATCGACATCGGGGGTGGCACAACTGAAATCGCTGTTGTTGCCTTATCTGGAGTGGTGAATTCCTGCTCAATAAGGGTAGCTGGTGATGAAATGGATGAGGCAATTATTAATTATGTTAAAAAGAATTATAATTTGATTATTGGGGAACAGACTGCCGAAAACATTAAAATAACTATTGGTTCAGCTTATGCTACCGGTAAAGAAGAAACCATGGAGGTAAAGGGCCGGGATGTAATTACCGGTATTCCTAAAACCATTAAAGTGACTAGTTCTAAAATTCGTGAAGCATTAGAAGAGCCAGTTTCGGCAATTATTTCGGCAATTCATTCTGCTTTAGAGAAAACCCCCCCGGAACTCGCTTCGGATATCGTTGACCGGGGGATTTATATGGCCGGCGGTGGTTCCCTGCTCAAAGGACTGGATATCCTTATCCACGAAGAAACTAATCTGCCAGTTTACGTGGCTGAAAACGCTATTGATTGTGTTGTCCTGGGCGCCGGAAAAATTTTAGAAGATATCCCACGCTATCAAAAGCTATTGTTGCCAACGCAATAA
- a CDS encoding PorV/PorQ family protein, which translates to MSGYKNFGWFIIILLSVILPLNGFVSLKIIPCAREQSMGGVGASSAIGPQGMYFNPSITAGLQTFAVAMNYQKRFLDTYAQSIFIIRPLKSFNVGLGISIFNAGKVEVRPPYPTTEALGEINPIDFTAYLNISREIKADNKSFRFGISPRIYYSKIAEYDASGYGLDLGIFFAPTPNFSWGVSILDFGSEIKYYRTSDNLPTRLVGGFEYFLGWLSVKSFPNVKISTDLNYFIYERQANLNIGSEFDINRKFFMRAGYRLGSGSETYTLGLGVIAGKFRIDYAFIPYSLNLGVGHHLSLGMGY; encoded by the coding sequence ATGAGCGGGTATAAAAATTTTGGTTGGTTTATTATTATTTTATTAAGTGTAATATTACCACTTAATGGCTTTGTTTCTTTAAAAATTATTCCTTGCGCTCGGGAACAAAGTATGGGTGGGGTAGGTGCAAGCTCAGCAATTGGACCTCAAGGGATGTATTTTAATCCCAGTATTACGGCTGGTTTACAGACATTTGCGGTAGCCATGAATTATCAAAAGCGGTTTTTAGATACCTATGCTCAAAGCATATTTATTATAAGACCCCTGAAGAGTTTTAACGTAGGATTAGGGATCAGTATTTTTAATGCCGGAAAGGTTGAAGTACGACCACCTTATCCTACCACAGAGGCACTCGGTGAAATTAATCCAATAGATTTTACGGCATATCTTAATATAAGCCGAGAGATTAAAGCTGATAATAAATCCTTCAGATTTGGGATTTCACCTCGGATTTATTATTCTAAAATTGCTGAATATGACGCGTCTGGTTATGGGCTAGATTTAGGTATATTTTTCGCGCCGACGCCTAATTTTAGCTGGGGGGTATCTATACTAGATTTCGGCAGCGAAATTAAATATTATCGAACAAGTGATAATTTACCAACGCGTCTGGTTGGCGGTTTTGAATATTTTCTTGGTTGGCTGAGTGTTAAATCCTTTCCAAACGTAAAAATTAGTACCGATCTTAATTATTTCATATACGAACGTCAGGCTAATTTAAACATTGGTAGCGAATTTGACATTAATCGGAAATTTTTTATGCGTGCTGGTTATCGGTTAGGAAGTGGCAGTGAAACCTACACTTTAGGTCTAGGAGTTATAGCTGGTAAATTCCGGATCGATTATGCATTTATACCCTACTCGTTAAATTTAGGCGTTGGACACCATTTAAGTTTAGGAATGGGATACTAG